GGATCTCGGTGCCCAGCGCGCCCGCGACCACCGGCGGTACCTCGACGGGGGTGAGCGGGGCGGTCGGGAAGTCCATGGTGATCGCCCCACGGTCGTCGTCCGTCGTGGTGAGCACCCCACTGCGGGTGCGGAAGCGGACCGTACCGCTCGCCGTCCCCGTGGTGTGCAGGACATGCGCGGTGGCCAAAGTGGCGTGCCCGCACATGTTCACCTCGGCGGCCGGGGTGAGCCAGCGCAGTGCCCAGTCGGCGTCGCCGCCCGCGGGCAGCGGGTGTGCGAAGGCGGTCTCGGAGAGATTGACCTCGGTGGCGACCCGCTGCAGCCAGGCCGTATCGGGAAAGTCGCCGGAGTCGAGGAGTACGACTCCCGCGGGGTTGCCGGCGAACGGACGCTCACTGAAGGCGTCGACGATGCGAATCCTCATGGCCGCGAGCGTAGAGGTGCCACAGAGCCACAGGCCAAGGCCAATCCGGGGGAATTGGCCTTGGGAGGGAGCCGCAAGGGGCGGTGGGGGCGGCCGCCCGACCCTGTCCCGTCTCTGCCGGCCTGGCCCCTCCTCGGACGAACCGGTCCGCTTGCTCGTCGTCTCAGACGATCGGGTCCGTCGGTTTGCCTGAGATGAGGTGCGGCGAGCTCCCCGGCGCGTCGGCCTCAGCCCCGGGATCCGTCAGGGGCCACAGTCGACCACCGCTGCGGCACGGGGCGGGGTCAGGTACCGGACACGGCGGGCATGAGCAGATCGGTCGCGAAGTCCTCGACCGAGCGCGGCGGGCGGCCGAGCACGCGCTGAACACCGTCACCGAGACCTGCCACGCCCTCTTGGTGATAATTCGAATACAGCCCCTGCAAACCGTCGATGACCTGCGGCGTGATTCCACGGTCCGCGAGCGCTGCCCGCCAGGCGCCGTCCAGTGGAATATCGACGTACCGCACCGGCCTGCCGAGAACGGCGCCGAAGCGTTCGCAGAGCACTGGCAGCGTCAGTGTCTGCGGGCCACTGATCTCGATCTCACCACCGATCGGATGCGCCGCCAGGAGTTCGGCGATCGCGACCTCCGCGATATCCCGCACGTCTACGTAACCCCTGGCACCAGGTCCGGCGGGATCGGCCAGCGTGCCCTTGGCGATCGAGGCCGCTGCCGGGAGGAAGTTCTGCAGGAAACGGTCGGGCTGAAGAACAGTCAGTTCCGGGACACCGGTGCTTCGCAGTCGTTCGGTGATCGTGTCATGGGCGCTGGTGACGGCGTCCGGGACGATCCCGTCGCCACTGAAAGCTCGGGCGCCAAGTTTGATGATCCGGCGCGCACCGGCCTCGATGGCGGCAAGGCCGAGGTTCGTTTCGGCGGCGACCTGGTCTTCGGTGAAGGGATGTGCAAGATATAGCCGGTCCACGCCGGCGACCGCACCCCGGATGTCCGCTGCATCGGTGACATCCCCACGGAAGACCTCACCACGGACCTTGCCGAGCGCCTTGGCGCCGGCTTCGGAGCGAACGAGGAAGCGCACATCACTCCGGTCGCGCAGCGCCTCGGTCAGGTATCGCCCCACGGTTCCGTTCGGCGTAGTGACCAAAATGGGCATGGATCCCCCTCCATGAACGTGATCAAGGCCGCTCCCGTCCCAACAGGGCCTGGATCCGGCGAATTCCCAGCCCGGGAACCGGGCGGCGACTTTGGACGCGAACCGGCCCGTCGCACAGTCCCGCAATGGACGTCGACGGTGCCCGTGCACCGTGTCCACGTACGACAACTCGACGTACGGCGCCGTCTGGTCCACCGCTCTTGCTTCGGCGAACAGTCCCGATATATCGTTGACGCATCGCGACTGATCAACGATAGAGAGATGGAGGACGTCATCATGCGTTCCCACGGACATGAACACGGACACGAACACGGGCATGAGCGTCGGCATGAGCACTGCGGGCCCGGGCGTCACGGCGGCCGCGGCGACTTCCCGGGCGGCTGGGAGCGACGGCGTGCGGCCTTCGGCCCGTTCGGCCCGCCCTTCGGAGGCCCGCCGATCGGTGGCCCGCCCTTCGGGGGCGGCCGGGGGCGTGGCGGACCGCGTGGCCGGGCGCGCCGCGGCGATGTGCGCGCCTCGATCCTGGCGCTGCTCAAGGACCGTCCGATGCACGGCTACGAAATGATCCAGGAGATCGCCGAGCGCAGCGGCGGGGCATGGAAGCCCAGCCCCGGCTCGGTCTATCCGACGCTGCAGCTCCTTGAGGACGAGGGGCTGATCACCAGCGCCAGTGAGGGCGGCAAGAAGCTGTTCTCGCTGACCGACGCCGGGCGCACCGAGGCCGACAGCGGCTCGGACGCCCCCTGGGAGGAGGCCGGCCGCGGCGTCGACTGGGAGGCGATGAACGAGATCCGCAAGGCGGGCGGCGGCCTGGTCGAGGCCTTCCGGCAGGTGTGGGCCACCGGCACTCCCGAACAGCGGGAGAAGGCCATGGCGGTGGTCAACAAGGCGCGCAAGGAGCTGTATCTGATCCTCGCCGAGGAGGACTGAGTGCGGAGTGAGCGGGGTGGTGCGGCCTTCGGGGGCCGGGGTGAGGGCCGGCCCCCGAAGGGTCAGGTGACCAGGGCGGCGAGCTTGCGCAGCGACTCGTTCAGTGCGGCGCCCGCCGAGTCCTTGAGCTTGCCGGCCATCAGCGAGACCGCGGCGCCGGTGAACGCCCCGTCGATCCGTACGGCCGTCGCCCCGCCGTCCGGGGTGAGCTCGTAGCGCATCCCCAGGCTGACGCCCATCGGGCCCTTGCCCTCGATGTCGAGCAGCCGGCCGGGCTCCAGCTCCCGCACGGTCCAGGCGACCTCCGCGGGGAAGCCCATCAGCTTCATGTTCTCGTCGAAGCCGGCGCCCACTTCGAGCGATTCCGGACCGC
This genomic stretch from Streptomyces nigrescens harbors:
- a CDS encoding PhzF family phenazine biosynthesis protein, whose product is MRIRIVDAFSERPFAGNPAGVVLLDSGDFPDTAWLQRVATEVNLSETAFAHPLPAGGDADWALRWLTPAAEVNMCGHATLATAHVLHTTGTASGTVRFRTRSGVLTTTDDDRGAITMDFPTAPLTPVEVPPVVAGALGTEIRSAHDTGPDVGDLLVELPDEKSVRALAPDLKALAGHGGRGVITTARAENPDGGYDFISRCFFPGVGIDEDPVTGSAHTALAPFWSARLGRASLVGLQGAARTGFVRTELRGDRTLLTGSAVTVIDGELLVTG
- a CDS encoding NmrA family NAD(P)-binding protein, with translation MPILVTTPNGTVGRYLTEALRDRSDVRFLVRSEAGAKALGKVRGEVFRGDVTDAADIRGAVAGVDRLYLAHPFTEDQVAAETNLGLAAIEAGARRIIKLGARAFSGDGIVPDAVTSAHDTITERLRSTGVPELTVLQPDRFLQNFLPAAASIAKGTLADPAGPGARGYVDVRDIAEVAIAELLAAHPIGGEIEISGPQTLTLPVLCERFGAVLGRPVRYVDIPLDGAWRAALADRGITPQVIDGLQGLYSNYHQEGVAGLGDGVQRVLGRPPRSVEDFATDLLMPAVSGT
- a CDS encoding PadR family transcriptional regulator, whose product is MRSHGHEHGHEHGHERRHEHCGPGRHGGRGDFPGGWERRRAAFGPFGPPFGGPPIGGPPFGGGRGRGGPRGRARRGDVRASILALLKDRPMHGYEMIQEIAERSGGAWKPSPGSVYPTLQLLEDEGLITSASEGGKKLFSLTDAGRTEADSGSDAPWEEAGRGVDWEAMNEIRKAGGGLVEAFRQVWATGTPEQREKAMAVVNKARKELYLILAEED
- a CDS encoding type II toxin-antitoxin system Rv0910 family toxin encodes the protein MAEVTAQARIEAPAAKVWERLTDFDSYGEWNATHTAFPKGGPESLEVGAGFDENMKLMGFPAEVAWTVRELEPGRLLDIEGKGPMGVSLGMRYELTPDGGATAVRIDGAFTGAAVSLMAGKLKDSAGAALNESLRKLAALVT